Part of the Pseudodesulfovibrio hydrargyri genome is shown below.
CTTCAGGCGCACCATCGCCGCCATGGGGTTCTCCGCAAAGGATTTCGAGACCGCCCTGATCCTGAGCGAGGATCCCCTTTATTACGCTTTCAGCCCGGATGCCGAAGACACCCTGATCGACCGGTTCCAACGGGCCCTGGATGCGGTCACCAAGCGCCCGGTTTACCGAGCCCTGCTCACTTTCTACGCGGACCAGGGCTTGTAAAACCGCGCTGCCGCAGTCCGCGTCCCTTTTCCCGCTTGTCTTTCCTCCCGCCGTCGACTACCCCGTGACGATGCGCCGTATCCTTCCGCTGTTCCTCCTGATCGCCTTTGTCCTGCTCGCGGCCGTGCCGGCCCGGACCGGCGCGCTCACCGACCCGGCCACGCACCTGACCTACATGACCGAGCAGTACTGGCCCATGAACTACACCCGAGACGGGCGGCTCACCGGGCTGGCCGTGGAACTGCTCAGGCGCATGTGGCGGGAGATGGGTGTGCCGGAACAGCCCATCCAGCTGTTCCCGTGGCCCAGGGCCTACGACATGGGCCACGTCGATCCCCGGACCGTGCTCTTCTCCATGTACCGGACCAAGGGACGGGACCCGGACTTCAAGTGGGTCGGCCCCATCGTCCGGGGCAAGACCGAGGTCTTCACCCTGCGCTCCCGGCACCTGGGCGCGCGCTCCCTCAGGGACCTCGCCGGCTGGCGGCTTACCGCGGTGCGCGAAGTGGCCTCTGCCAATATCCTGCGCGACGCGGGCCTGCCGTACACCGGTTCCGGCTCCCCGGACACGGCCATCAAGATGCTGACCCGCGACCGGGTGGACGCCGTGGCCATGGACGCCATGCAGTTCCACCACTTCGCCGCCCGGCTGGGCTGCCCCACGGGCGAATTCAAGCCGGTCATGACCCTGTGCACCGACCCGCTCTATTTCGCCTTCAGCCGGGACACGCCGGACGCCCTGATCCGACGCTTCCAGAGAGCCCTGGACGCCGTCACCCACAGGC
Proteins encoded:
- a CDS encoding substrate-binding periplasmic protein; translated protein: MTMRRILPLFLLIAFVLLAAVPARTGALTDPATHLTYMTEQYWPMNYTRDGRLTGLAVELLRRMWREMGVPEQPIQLFPWPRAYDMGHVDPRTVLFSMYRTKGRDPDFKWVGPIVRGKTEVFTLRSRHLGARSLRDLAGWRLTAVREVASANILRDAGLPYTGSGSPDTAIKMLTRDRVDAVAMDAMQFHHFAARLGCPTGEFKPVMTLCTDPLYFAFSRDTPDALIRRFQRALDAVTHRPGYRTLLDKYLN